The sequence below is a genomic window from Salvelinus sp. IW2-2015 linkage group LG10, ASM291031v2, whole genome shotgun sequence.
GCCCTTGGCTGCGTTCCTGGGTCTGGTTTAGATATTAGACAGGTCTGAAGTCATCTCAAGGTCTGGGCCTGAGCcaaagagatggagggaatgtgATGGTCAAGCTCGGACGCCCACCGCACCATGTGACTAGGGACTTACTGAGgacacactgacagagagagagcgagagagagagagtgagtgtgtgtgtgcatgtgtgcgggGATGTTTATGTAGTGTATGCGTACGTTATTGAAGTATTTCTCCTATTGATTGATCCAAACTGTTGAACGTGGCTGTGAAGACTTCCTCCTCCAGGCAATGTGCTGAACAGGCTCTGATAGAGAGGGGATGTTCAGGAACTATCYMGCACATGGCCCATCATGTTTGgcactctctgttcctctctcccatATGGCTCTACAATTTATGGATTGCATGATGGTACTAAACTGCTGATACTCAGTGCTGGGTCCATATCTGGCGTGCAGGCAGCAGCTCCCAGCTAGGTCTGGAGCTCCAGAGAGSCATGTCACAMGCAGGCAGGGTCACAGATTAGAGGTCATGCTGAGCATTAGAGCTCCAGTGGATGTGCCATCTAACGMCTCTCCCCGCTCTTRTTCTGACAGGGTCGCTGGTTCTGGAGGGTGCGGAGGAACAGGGTCCTGGARAACTACCCAATGCCCATTGGTCACTTCTGGAGGGGACTGCCTGGGGACATCGATGCAGCCTACGAYAGACACGATGGGAAATTTGTCTTCTTTAAAGGTTTTTGTACTCTCCTAATCATTGTACCTCARGTGCACGCACACGTAAGACTATAGGCAGGCGCGCAGGCAGGCGCACAAGCGCACGCACARGTGCACACGCAGTCAGTCATTGTTGTTTTTGAAATGAGGGTTAAACAGAAGAGAAATAGTTCAACTCAAAGGACCGGaactgtgtttgtttatgtgttgaAGTTMCAGCAATCACAAAACAACTGGACGCTTTGGTTACACTGTAATGTTGCTGATCCTAAAATAGATTCACAAACATTGTTTCagtcctctgtgtgtgtagtgtgtgtattttCTTTTCACGCTAGTGTGCCTTGGAGCCGAAACCTAAAGCTGTTAGTATTTTCCACATTACAATTTAATTACAGTTGAGTAGTGAGTAAACATGGCTAATTCCacattaacacttatttttgcaGACAATAAGTGTTCCTTGATCTCCACATTCACTTTAGCTTGGAGCCCCAAATGTATTGTAACCTCAGATAGCATATTATGGACAAACGGTCTTTGATAGAAGAGATGATGTTTCTGTCTAAATGGAAAAGATAATGACATCGTCAAGTTAAAATGGGAGAACTGGAGATCCCTAGAGTTTTGTGCTAAAATGCATTCGGATTGGGCTAGACATGAGATCTCCATGGTGGCAGTGAATGCTCATTGGCTCGAGCTGTAATCCTCCCCAGACCTCCTCATTCGGTCACAACGGCCTCTTTCCTCCCTGCACCGTTGCCATAGAAACCGTCCCATGCCCACTAACATTTAGGTTTTAACTTTCATTTTGATCATTTTCCCTCATTACATTGGCATAAAAAGAGCTTTCGCTGCTATAAGGTTTTCTCCCAGACCTCATTGCAGCTTTCTATTGATttcccccccacctcctccccaaTTGTTAAACCACACATGTAATAATATCCTTAGGAGYACCAACACAATATGATTTGTCAGTAGAGGTTATTATAGATCCCCCTGGCATCTCTTTGTTCCATGAATTTTGTAACCAGAAACAGTGAAAGACAGATGGAGGTAGTGAAACTGCTTTTTGGGGAGACATTTGAGCTGTAGTTCTTTAAGACAGCTGGCTCGCTCTAAAGAAAGTCTCCAGGGCAAATGATGTCATTGGCAAGGCTTACTGAAATTTGGATGACAGCCATAGGAAAGAAACTAAGGGACCAAAAAGTTGGCCTGCCACATCTGGCAGATGTGAGTGAGAGAGTTGCATCAGCCGTTGGTTTCCAGATGCTGACTGCAAAGGTTTTGTTTTCAATGAAAAACTGGGCCAGGAGAACAGAAAGCAAGGCATGCGGATGGTGCCTCTGTGTCTAACATACtgtaaaacaataataaaaaaaaaatgactcgCCATGTCCTCAACATTTCCACTCGAACCACTTCAAATGCATTATATCTAACCAAAGCTGTGCATAAACGCAATTTCACTCTCTATAATGTCRGTTATTGGCGCATGCTAGCCAGCGAATAAACAAGACTGTAATGTAATGGCAGGTTAACAGTTTCCATAGCGATCTCCAGGTTGATGAGTGGTAGTTGTTGGAAAGGGAAATTCCCTATGCATTGCTCCACAAAGGACCGTTAACCATGAAtgcctttctccttccctcctgaATTATTATGTCCCACTCAATATCTGTCCTCCCTTTTCTGTCATCTCCTTGATGTATATGTTCCCCCACATCACtgtacttctcctctcctccccctcctctcctccacctgtaGGGAATAAGTACTGGTTGTTCCGGGAGGCAAACCTGGAGCCTGGTTACCCCCAGGAGCTGACAGACTACGGCAGGGACATCCCCTATGACAAGATAGAGACAGCCATCTGGTGGGAACCATCAGGTTTCACATACTTCTTCAAAGGAGACTGGTAAGGAAGGGACTCTACTAGTTATCTGTTAATTGTTGCCCTTTTCCACGTTGACAGATGGGAGTTTCCGTCATGTGTTCACTACTGTAAATTGTCTTCTATTGTTTTGGCTTTGGAATATGTTTTTACACGATTACGATTGTATAATCACTTGGCATGTAAGGTTGTGGAGTCATCTCTTTTGTGCTGACTGCTTTGGCTTAGAAGACACATACACCCTGAGTTCTATATGAATGCCTGATTTAACATAAGCGCTGTATAGGGGTTTAACATACTGttattctctccctctcgtctctagGTACTGGCGCTTTAACGAACAGTCCCGTGCAGTCGACAAGGACTACCCCAAGCCAATCAGTGTGTGGGGCTCTGCGGTCCCGTCCTCTCCCAAGGGGGCTTTCCTCAGCGATGATGGAGGTGAGAGAGGCGAGAGGGTGGCCAGGAAAATGCCAGTAATGAACACTCTGAACAAAGGAGAAGGGCGGGWCTGGtcaataagagagagagggggcttcgTGTAGGCAATATGGGCTGAGTAGGGAAAAAAGTGACATCTTGAAAGGATGAAGAAAAATAAGTTTTTTTGGGCTGTCTTTCTTTTCCCCAGAGCTGTACTGTATTTATAGTCTCACTCAATGCCGTGGATAAGTATTTGATTATCATAACAGTGTATTTAGTACTTAACATCCTGCCCCTGTCTTCCCCTCACAGCTTATACGTATTTCTACAAGGGATCCAAGTACTGGAAGTTTGACAACCACCGGATGAAGAGTGAGCCGGGCTACCCTAAATCCATKCTGAGGGACTTCATGGGCTGCAGTGTGGACCTGGACCCAGACAGAGACGGGGACACCGACGCAGGCCGCAAGGTCCCCGACGTGGATCGCCCGCCCTTCAACCCTGATGCAGGCCGGGACAAAGACAAGGACAAGGAGAAGGACAAGGAGCGGGACAAGGATCGAGACCGCACCAACGATGTAGACTATacggacgagagagaagaggagaccaaCGAGGTGGACGTGGTGCTGAAGATCGACGAGAGCGAGACGCGCACTATGAACATCATCATGGTGACAGTACCRCTGGTCCTGGTGCTGTGCATCRTGGGACTGATCTACGCCATCATCAACACACTGAAGAGGAAAGGAGCTCCCAAACTGCTGGTCCACTGCAAACGCTCCATGCAGGACTGGGTGTGACCTCTGACCCACTTAATAACCCCCCATTTGAATCCTATCCTCATTCCTCTATCTTCTCATCCAAAACATGGTAGTAGAGACATAAgtgcaaatacatacacacatatgcacacacacactcacacacacagcaaacataaACACACTCCTAACTCGTCCCCCTCCCATGGTGCTCTCCCCAATGACTTGTCTGTAGTCTATTTATATCAGAACGTTTgcacattgttttttgtttttgtttggttcaTGTTGTGTGTGAGTCTTTTTTTCTAAACCAGGAAGTGTCtgcattattctctctctctccgccccgtTACAGGGGGTTTCTCTGAGATAACTTCCATCTGGTCCTTGGATTAGCCTTTGAAAGGCAAACAGAGACAAaacagagcgatagagagagactgCAGCGCAGAATGAAGGGAGTGAAGGAGGTTTGATTCTGTGAAAAGCAGAGAGCCcccccctcccactcctcctccctccctcccatctcctccctcactcaGGACTCCTTCAGCTGAAGCAGGCCTACTGCAGGTCAGGTATCAACASGAGAGAGAACAGTGTAAACAGTGTCACTTTTGAACTGCAACTCACCCAATGCCTTCTATTACCACACCTTCCATGTTGAACAGCCACTAACTGAACTTTTGGTTTTCTCATCTGTTTTTAATTCAAGGGCACCATGGATGATATTTGAAATGTTGTCCATACTTTGTAGACAACTTTCACAAACGTTTGGGTTATTCAACCTAACATGGTCTCGTGGTGCCTTTTTCATTTCGAACCTTGTTTCGGTCCTATTAAACCGTGGCAATGAGAGTTTGAGTTGTTATGATAGGGAAGGGTTGGAAAAGAAAGGTGCTTCTTTKCCCAAAAATGTAAGACAAAGGCAATTCACTGTGAAAGGACTTTATTTGGGACTTGGGGGAGCAGTTGAGGTACCGAGGTAGGAGAGAGARGTGGTATTGAATGAATATCCAcaaggcaaaaactggttgaatcaatgttgtttccacgtcattcaaGGTGATGATGTTGAaacaacgtggaaaactgattggatttgcaaaaagtcatcaacgtaagggaatctAATTTTCTAATTTTCCCaccaaacttttaacctaaatccaatccAGCTAGCACattgggaacgaagccatacgttttttaaacgttctgagaatggaagtgaaaattttgcctgttctgggaacgttcattTTTAGGTTGCTYGGAGGTTgtgagaacattttactatggttccctgaaagttttcctgtgaGGTTTTATAAATGTTCTGAAAATGGAAatgataggttatttgaaggtaattaaataaacTTCTGGGAATAAMACTTTTAATACCACTGCtagcttaggttaactgttttgaactccaagcacagataggacacatgttAATTCATCTTCTTAGGAACTTATGATCTTCTGCTCTCWatccatggaattagtccattGATGCCGAGAACGgagtgtatatgtttttaaataacattcttagaacgttctttgaacgttactaatgttttcttgtggtttttatggaacctTTTCTTAATgtttctgagaacatgactttaaatagaaccatgagaaaACCTGTAGYAAAAAAGTCCTTCAGAATTAccgaaattcccacagaagaactttGTTTCGTAACGTTCTCCGatcgttctgagaacatggctttaaatagaaccatgaggaaacctatAGGTAATTTTATGATGCAGTACTGAAATTCCaacctaagaaacatatggttctcagaacgttgtgTGCTAGCTGGGTACCCTGCARcattcccagaacattgtgaGAAGGTTTTATGCAAAATAACCaaaggacaaccacgctctcaccaagctctaagaaacatatgYttctcag
It includes:
- the LOC111969283 gene encoding LOW QUALITY PROTEIN: matrix metalloproteinase-15 (The sequence of the model RefSeq protein was modified relative to this genomic sequence to represent the inferred CDS: inserted 2 bases in 1 codon), translated to MASSWENWIWLLWRRTLVPSLLVLWVTCLGTHGGEDDAFNAESWLRMYGYLPQASRQMSTMRSAHILSNAVSDMQRFYGLQVTGAMDHGTVTAMRRPRCGVPDKFGGQIKTNVRRKRYALTGHKWNKSHLTYSIQNYTPKIGEYNSYEAIRRAFKVWQKVTPLTXDEIPYQEIKYGRRKEPDIMIFFASGFHGDSSPFDGEGGFLAHAYLPGPGMGGDTHFDSDEPWTIGNGNLQGSSSQLGLELQRXMSXAGRGRWFWRVRRNRVLENYPMPIGHFWRGLPGDIDAAYDRHDGKFVFFKGNKYWLFREANLEPGYPQELTDYGRDIPYDKIETAIWWEPSGFTYFFKGDWYWRFNEQSRAVDKDYPKPISVWGSAVPSSPKGAFLSDDGAYTYFYKGSKYWKFDNHRMKSEPGYPKSXLRDFMGCSVDLDPDRDGDTDAGRKVPDVDRPPFNPDAGRDKDKDKEKDKERDKDRDRTNDVDYTDEREEETNEVDVVLKIDESETRTMNIIMVTVPLVLVLCIXGLIYAIINTLKRKGAPKLLVHCKRSMQDWV